A part of Geothrix oryzae genomic DNA contains:
- a CDS encoding glycosyltransferase family 39 protein — protein MTRRERTSLLILWFFLGLLPLLVRPLWEPDEGRYAEIPREMLAAGDWLTPRLNGVLYFEKPPLQYWLSALSMKLFGVNGAAARLPLALASGLMIWAAWRLAKRLGARDPLWAPFMAATGLLAFLVGQILTLDALFSAFLVAALAAFVEAAAQRKEGQGGLGWTLTAFLFMAGAMLTKGLAQVILMGGILAFSLPFAWKDAALRRAVLRTAFDPLGWLLYLGLVVPWFWAVNRANPGHAQFFFIHEHFTRFLTHEHARQGSNNWLLDKLYFVGVLAVGLLPWLSATAVGLKRGWTFLRGRGPQGQDHLARWVVGITALAFVWPLAFFSASGSKLAPYILPVLVPLAALACTFEREGEEAAALRRMGKELVLLGGIFLLAAAIFRKDLGGFAWMLALGAGFAGLGLWAHRPKGLTAPRLMTAMGAALWLLVWAAQVTAGPGKSVADLLRAAPANAQWISYGTYFQGLPFYARTRAVVVAGTGELAYGRDKLGAEAARWFNEDPAALGPMADHLKQTDPSRPVLVMAKAASWKQLDAGEMARWEVVARNPAAVVARRR, from the coding sequence ATGACGCGTCGCGAACGCACTTCCCTCCTCATCCTCTGGTTCTTCCTCGGCCTGCTGCCGCTGCTGGTGCGACCGCTCTGGGAGCCGGATGAAGGGCGCTATGCGGAGATCCCGCGGGAGATGCTCGCGGCCGGCGACTGGCTGACGCCGCGCCTCAACGGGGTGCTCTACTTCGAGAAGCCGCCCCTTCAGTACTGGCTGTCGGCCCTCAGCATGAAGCTCTTCGGGGTGAACGGCGCCGCGGCGAGGCTGCCCCTGGCCCTGGCTTCGGGGCTCATGATCTGGGCGGCCTGGCGGCTGGCGAAGCGCCTGGGCGCCCGGGATCCCCTGTGGGCTCCCTTCATGGCGGCCACGGGCCTGCTGGCCTTCCTGGTGGGCCAGATCCTCACCCTCGATGCCCTCTTCAGCGCCTTCCTGGTGGCGGCCCTGGCCGCCTTCGTGGAGGCGGCAGCCCAGCGCAAGGAGGGGCAGGGCGGCCTGGGGTGGACGCTGACGGCCTTCCTCTTCATGGCCGGCGCCATGCTCACCAAGGGGCTGGCCCAGGTGATCCTCATGGGCGGCATCCTGGCGTTCTCGCTGCCCTTCGCCTGGAAGGACGCCGCGCTCCGGCGGGCCGTGCTGCGCACGGCCTTCGATCCCCTGGGCTGGCTGCTCTATCTCGGGCTGGTGGTGCCCTGGTTCTGGGCCGTCAACCGCGCGAATCCGGGTCACGCTCAGTTCTTCTTCATCCACGAGCACTTCACGCGCTTCCTCACCCATGAACACGCCCGCCAGGGCTCGAACAACTGGCTGCTGGACAAGCTCTACTTCGTGGGCGTCCTGGCCGTGGGCCTGCTGCCCTGGCTGTCCGCCACGGCCGTGGGGTTGAAGCGCGGCTGGACCTTCCTCAGGGGCCGGGGTCCGCAGGGCCAGGACCATCTGGCCCGCTGGGTCGTGGGCATCACCGCGCTGGCCTTCGTCTGGCCCCTGGCCTTCTTCAGCGCCTCCGGCTCCAAGCTGGCCCCCTACATCCTGCCGGTCCTCGTGCCGCTTGCGGCTCTGGCCTGCACCTTCGAGCGCGAGGGGGAAGAAGCCGCCGCCCTGCGCCGCATGGGCAAGGAGCTGGTGCTGCTCGGTGGGATCTTCCTCCTGGCCGCGGCCATCTTCCGCAAGGATCTGGGCGGGTTCGCCTGGATGCTGGCCCTCGGCGCCGGCTTCGCGGGCCTCGGCCTCTGGGCCCACCGGCCCAAAGGGCTGACGGCTCCCCGTCTTATGACGGCCATGGGAGCGGCCCTGTGGTTGCTGGTCTGGGCCGCCCAGGTGACGGCGGGGCCGGGCAAATCCGTGGCCGATCTCCTTCGCGCCGCGCCGGCGAATGCCCAGTGGATCAGCTACGGCACCTACTTCCAGGGGCTGCCTTTCTACGCCCGCACCCGGGCCGTGGTGGTGGCGGGCACCGGCGAGCTGGCCTACGGCCGGGACAAGCTGGGCGCCGAGGCGGCGCGCTGGTTCAACGAAGACCCTGCTGCCCTGGGCCCCATGGCCGATCACCTGAAGCAGACCGATCCTTCGCGCCCCGTCCTGGTGATGGCCAAGGCCGCCAGCTGGAAGCAGCTGGACGCCGGTGAAATGGCCCGCTGGGAGGTCGTGGCGCGCAACCCCGCGGCCGTGGTGGCCCGGCGGCGCTGA
- a CDS encoding ArnT family glycosyltransferase: MDGHLPPPPPLRSRARLADWLRAHAPELLFALLLLAVLPMRDLWAPDEPDFAQCVKEMRLRGDWILPYLNGVPYSEKPILYYWVMKASAGLLDALTGGLGFTQGVAAWALRLPSVLAAVAFLAAFRRWAARFLEPGIAEPAALILATTPLWFWQSQFIQIDLLFAALLAWSWFCWLGGYLLLRDRQEGASPDEHRRWFLKAYFWLALAFLAKGPLAPVLSVLLLGAFLLWQRDFAVLRRAGIFAGLGLTLLLVAPWYVAAGLKGGAHYAYELIIFQNFERATKAWDHIHPWWKYGEYLLGDFFPWVLLLPALGLHLRRERSLGDPAKRFLLLAFLVPFIFLSAVQSKQGKYLLMGYPFLALLLADLFRRMAGARARRLGLLLAAGLAVPALALTALALGAGGPKMRVQVAPFLGPIRLMALVMVAGTLGTAVQAWRQRAQGLIPAAALALGLLYLVGGTWGFRLLDPPKSYRRWTAAVQPLIAGRQVYYWQTIRSGVMVYTDHLMPELRSAGALERLDPEARLVAQRGEWELDAWGMTPALRARFEVLLAVPTGGGEILLLKKKP, from the coding sequence ATGGACGGACACCTGCCCCCGCCGCCTCCCTTGAGGTCCAGAGCCCGCCTGGCGGACTGGCTGCGTGCCCATGCGCCCGAGCTGCTCTTCGCCCTGCTCCTCCTGGCCGTGCTGCCCATGCGCGACCTGTGGGCGCCGGACGAGCCCGACTTCGCCCAGTGCGTGAAGGAGATGCGCCTCCGCGGCGACTGGATCCTGCCCTACCTGAACGGCGTGCCCTACAGCGAAAAGCCGATCCTCTACTACTGGGTGATGAAGGCCTCCGCGGGGCTGCTGGATGCGCTCACCGGCGGCCTGGGCTTCACCCAGGGTGTGGCGGCCTGGGCCCTGCGCCTGCCGTCGGTGCTCGCCGCCGTGGCCTTCCTGGCGGCCTTCCGCCGCTGGGCCGCGCGCTTCCTGGAACCGGGGATCGCGGAACCTGCGGCGCTGATCCTGGCCACCACGCCCCTCTGGTTCTGGCAGAGCCAGTTCATCCAGATCGATCTGCTCTTCGCGGCCCTGCTGGCCTGGAGCTGGTTCTGCTGGCTCGGAGGCTACCTGCTCTTGCGGGATCGGCAGGAGGGTGCCTCCCCTGATGAGCACCGCCGCTGGTTCCTGAAGGCCTACTTCTGGCTGGCCCTGGCCTTCCTCGCCAAGGGGCCCCTGGCACCGGTGCTGTCGGTGCTCCTGCTGGGGGCCTTCCTCCTCTGGCAGCGGGACTTCGCCGTGCTGCGCCGCGCGGGCATCTTCGCGGGCCTGGGGCTCACACTGCTGCTCGTGGCGCCCTGGTATGTGGCCGCCGGGCTGAAGGGCGGGGCGCACTACGCCTACGAGCTGATCATCTTCCAGAACTTCGAGCGGGCCACGAAGGCCTGGGACCACATCCATCCCTGGTGGAAGTACGGCGAGTATCTCCTCGGGGACTTCTTCCCCTGGGTGCTTCTGCTGCCGGCGCTGGGGCTGCACCTGCGGCGGGAGCGGAGCCTGGGCGACCCGGCCAAGCGCTTCCTGCTGCTGGCCTTCCTCGTGCCGTTCATCTTCCTCAGCGCGGTGCAGAGCAAGCAGGGCAAATACCTGCTCATGGGCTATCCCTTCCTGGCGCTGCTGCTGGCCGACCTGTTCCGGCGGATGGCGGGCGCCCGCGCCCGGCGCCTGGGCCTGCTGCTCGCGGCCGGCCTCGCCGTGCCCGCCCTCGCGCTGACCGCCCTGGCCCTGGGGGCCGGCGGACCGAAAATGCGGGTCCAGGTGGCGCCCTTCCTCGGCCCGATCCGCCTCATGGCCCTGGTGATGGTGGCGGGGACGCTCGGGACGGCCGTCCAGGCCTGGCGCCAGCGGGCCCAGGGCCTGATTCCCGCCGCGGCGCTGGCCCTCGGCCTGCTCTACCTGGTGGGTGGCACCTGGGGCTTCCGACTGCTGGACCCGCCGAAGTCGTACCGTCGCTGGACCGCCGCCGTACAGCCTCTGATCGCCGGGCGGCAGGTCTACTACTGGCAGACCATCCGCAGCGGCGTCATGGTCTACACGGATCACCTCATGCCCGAGCTACGCAGCGCCGGGGCCCTGGAACGGCTGGACCC